The window ACCGGACGCAGGCCGAGGGGGAGGGTGGAGTCTCGAGCACGGCCCCGCCCACGGCGGGTGAGTCCGGCCCGTGGGACACCATCGCTGCGCGGCTCTACTCGGTGCTCGGCCTCGAGCGAGACACAACGTCGACCGACGGCGGGGACGCTGAACCCGCACTCGAATCGGCTCCCGATTCCCCGTCCGAAAGCGAGGCGGACCGCGGCCCCGCAACTGCGACGGCAGCAGCGACGGCGGACCGAGCGGCCGAACAGCCGGACCGCGACTCGAGCGACGAGGACGACGGAGAACCGTAGCGAACTCGCCGGCAGCTAAAAGCGGTCGATCGAGAAGCGCTCGATCTCGTGGTCGGTCTCGCCGTCGACGGTGATGTCGGTCAGGATTTCGCCGACGACGGGTGCGAGTTTGAATCCGTGGCCGGAGAACCCGGCTCCCACGACGACCTGCGGGTGGGCGGGGTGGGTATCGAGAACGAAGCGTCCGTCGGGCGTATTGGTAAAGAGACACGTCTGCAGGCGCATCGTCGGGCCGGCACCGTCGGGAAAGTACTGTTCCGCGAAGTCCCGGAGGAGTCGCTCGTCCGCCTGCGTCGGCTCGCGCTCGAAAGCATCGGGATCGACGGTCTCCTCGCGGTGGTGGTAGCGGCCGACCGCGAAGCCGGGCACGCCGTGGACGGGGAAGCCGTAGAACCGGCCTTCGGGAACTCGCAGGTTCCAGACCGGAAATCGGTCCGGCTCGAAGTGGGCTGACACTTCGGGCTGAAACCGGGCGAGAACCTGCCGTTCGGGCTCGAGGACGTCCGCAAGCGGCTCGACGAATCGCGCGGTCCACGCTCCCGCGGTGATAACCAGCCTGTCGGTCTCGTAGGTGTCGCGATCGGTCTCGACGCGGACGCCGTCGTCCTCGAGGGGGCGCCAGTCGACGACGCGTTCGCGGGCTTGGATCGTCGCACCCGCATTGTGGGCCCGGTTGACGTGGGCGACGATGCACTCCTCGGGGACGAGGTAGCCGCCGTCGGGCTGGTAGATCGCCTCGTAGTCGTCCGGGATCCGGTAGCCGGGATACCGCTCGGAGAGGGCGTCGCTCGAGAGGCGGTCGTACTCGAGGTCGTGCTCCTCGCAAGCGCGTGCAGCCCCGTCGACGAGCGGCTCATCGGGCGGGCCGGCGTCGATCGATCCCGTCCGGTAGAGCAGTTGGCGGTCGTGGTCGGCCTCGAGGGCCGCCCACAGCTCCTCGGCGCGCCGTAAGAGCGGGACGGAGGCCGGATCCTCGGCGTCGGCGAGCCGGAAGCTGCGCGCGATCCCGTGGGACGAGCCGTAGCCGTGGGGAACGTCGTAGCGCTCGAGGCCGAGGACGTCGACGCCGCGCTCGGCGAGGTGGGCGACGGTCGCGCTGCCCATCCCGCCGACGCCGAGGACGATGGCGTCGTACCGTTCGCTCATGCTCGAGCGTATGCGAACCGCGGCGAAAATACTTCTCACTCCCTCGCTCGAACTCGAGGCCGGCGTGACGCCGGGAGCTCGCGATTAGTCCGGCGACTCGTCGGATTCGGGTCCGCGAGCCCGCTCCCGCAGCGCGCGTTTCTGCTGTCGTTCGGTTACGTGATCGATCCCGTCCGCCAATTCGTCTCTGACCGTCGCCTCGAACTCGTCGACGTCCTCGAGGAACTCGGTCGAGAACTCCTCGACGAGTTCGAACGTCCACTGGTCGCTGATCGCACCCGCGGGGAGGTGGTCGTCTCGGAGCCGGTTGGCCCACTCCTCGTGGCCGGCCTCGCGCAGGGCGTCCTCGGCGTCGCTCATCCGATCCATCGCGTGGCCGAGTTGGTGATGGAACTCCAGCAGGGTGCCGTAGGCGCGGTGAACGTGCTCGATTCCGAGTTGCAGGTCGTGAAGGGCGTCTTCTTCGGCGTCGGTCAGGTCGAGTTCCTCGGGATCGACGTCCGAGTCGGGTCCGCCGTCGTTCGTATCGGGCATGCGCGCCGGGTCGACGGGACAACGGAAAATCGTCCGCGTTGCGGTTGCCGGATCCTAGACTGTGAGGCGCTGTCCGAGTTCGGGCGCGCGGGCGTCGAACCCGTCTGCGCGCAACTCCTCGGCGAACGCCCCGCAGCGATCGCCGTGGTTGACGAGCACCTCGCTCCCGCGGTAGGCCTCGAGGAAGTCGAGCAGTCCCTCGCGGTCGGCGTGGGCCGAGAAGTCGTACTGCTCCGTTTGGGCGCTGACGCGCAGCATTCGCCCGTCGATCTCTGCGCTGCCGGTCTCGAGCAGTTCGCGCCCGGGGGTGCCCTCGACCTGGTAGCCGGTCATGGCGATCTTGTTCGTCGGGTGCGAGCGGACGGCGGGGACGTAGGTCATCGCCGGACCGCCGTGGAGCATCCCGCTGGTGGTGACGATGACGGTATTTTGTTCGGCGATCCGCTTGCGCTGCCCGTCGCGGCCGTCGACGAATCGGGCGTTGCCCTTGGCACGGCGCAGCAGGTCGGGATCGCGCAGGAACTCGCGATTCGGCTCGCGCAGGAACAGTTCCGTAACCCGTTTGCCCATCCCGTCGACGTAACACTCGAGGTCGTATTCCTCGCAGAGACAGAGCACCTCCTGCGTGCGGCCGATCGCGAACGCGGGGACGACGACGGTGCCGCCCTCCCAGATCGTCGTTCGGAGGCTCTCGGCGAACTCGCGTTCGATGTCTTCGCGGGGCGGCCGGGTCGTGTCGGCGTACGTGCTCTCCGTGATCACGACGTCGGCGTCGGGCCGAGCGCTCGTCCCGGCAAGCAGCCGCTGACCTTCGGTGTGGAAGTCGCCGGTGTAGAGCAGTCGGGTCTCGCCGTCGGTGACCAGAACGTGGGCGCTGCCGGGGACGTGGCCGGCGTCGAAAAACGTGATCTCGTAGCCCGCGACCTCGAACGGCTCGCGGTAGCCGTGGGTTTCCGAGACCTGCGTCACGCGGGCGAGTTCCGCCTCGGTGAACGGGCAGTCGTAGGTGCCGCCGTGAAGCTTGAGCGTGTCCCGCGCGAGCGTCATCGTGAGGTCGTACGTCGGCGGCGTCCAGTGGATCGACGGGCGCGAATCGCCCGACAGCAGCGCGGGGATCGAGCCGACGTGGTCGAGGTGGCCGTGGCTGACGACGACCGCCTCGGGATCGACGTCGCCGACGGGAAAGGACGGCGGGTTGCCGGAGTCCATCCCGTAATCGAGCAACAGTGTCTCGTCGATCAGGACCGCACTCCGGCCGATTTCGCCGGCCCCGCCGAGAAACTCGACATCCATTACCGCTTCGTAGTGCCTCGAGCCCTTTGCCGCCGTCGGTTCCGCGGCGGTTGCACTCGTCGACCCGTCAGTCGCGCCGGTCCGCTACCGATTCGTCCGGTCGAAATCCTTCGTCCGC is drawn from Halopiger aswanensis and contains these coding sequences:
- the solA gene encoding N-methyl-L-tryptophan oxidase; this encodes MSERYDAIVLGVGGMGSATVAHLAERGVDVLGLERYDVPHGYGSSHGIARSFRLADAEDPASVPLLRRAEELWAALEADHDRQLLYRTGSIDAGPPDEPLVDGAARACEEHDLEYDRLSSDALSERYPGYRIPDDYEAIYQPDGGYLVPEECIVAHVNRAHNAGATIQARERVVDWRPLEDDGVRVETDRDTYETDRLVITAGAWTARFVEPLADVLEPERQVLARFQPEVSAHFEPDRFPVWNLRVPEGRFYGFPVHGVPGFAVGRYHHREETVDPDAFEREPTQADERLLRDFAEQYFPDGAGPTMRLQTCLFTNTPDGRFVLDTHPAHPQVVVGAGFSGHGFKLAPVVGEILTDITVDGETDHEIERFSIDRF
- a CDS encoding MBL fold metallo-hydrolase, with translation MDVEFLGGAGEIGRSAVLIDETLLLDYGMDSGNPPSFPVGDVDPEAVVVSHGHLDHVGSIPALLSGDSRPSIHWTPPTYDLTMTLARDTLKLHGGTYDCPFTEAELARVTQVSETHGYREPFEVAGYEITFFDAGHVPGSAHVLVTDGETRLLYTGDFHTEGQRLLAGTSARPDADVVITESTYADTTRPPREDIEREFAESLRTTIWEGGTVVVPAFAIGRTQEVLCLCEEYDLECYVDGMGKRVTELFLREPNREFLRDPDLLRRAKGNARFVDGRDGQRKRIAEQNTVIVTTSGMLHGGPAMTYVPAVRSHPTNKIAMTGYQVEGTPGRELLETGSAEIDGRMLRVSAQTEQYDFSAHADREGLLDFLEAYRGSEVLVNHGDRCGAFAEELRADGFDARAPELGQRLTV